A stretch of Palaemon carinicauda isolate YSFRI2023 chromosome 34, ASM3689809v2, whole genome shotgun sequence DNA encodes these proteins:
- the LOC137626845 gene encoding uncharacterized protein, which translates to MTPVFNEFDRYKIRLWKISDEVISPLLRLFLIWGTDWEQKIKFLTCPENRNVEINKLKRKLYPDQLKTLQKYPTDVAKWDITLICLLLKHCKGVFAGKDDTAWSSANGKEPECLITCLKDIRNSIAHEDLNLNQKDFFDKIEEIRTLMERALCSVGKICSHVSQTEIDANVANFNKKLNEIRDADISPKTLDEYKKELFFSEQIALIRNRGVPFLKDVLNRNTTINPLSLIVKGDGRQLPVNEIFTEIELNQDGKNEEVLLEDIIDVASGSDAGSFILLKGHAGMGKSTLVKKITSDWANQRPSIKGLSSFHLLFYAELRDIVNTFDRLIECSLGEEVHHSFKDGDLVKAVLGQKTLVILDGYDEVNKSSSGLFNHILSLNKLYSQLTVIVTTRPEAEEKLNAHLQSRALNAVHLRLIGIKANKREEFVTKYFLSLPKDSPVLQELDKLLEFLRRTEHKMSIVWEVAYNLCLLTILWMFKPDDVNRITTEAELYWQIFLLIISKLEERLQRNPSTCDLELSVLRHKIAIFLEELSLESLKGLKDDFINLPDSVYQRLTDLCLRLGLPIEELAGAFLKKVTSFNNSYYTFPHKGFMEFLGGYNIYKQMTNPDVDPLAIQKWSDELSQTSIPLQIQLKTLALLKSTKTTSVTDFVKELHGGSLPDSLEKYQNLLIQTLSIFHVGGVEVPLATKIETLELLEKSGLKDKDSFLKVMHNIKCNDELSRWIAQRFRLIDNNTRITDSSFESYIALLAATDPPLQNREEIRISINLEESISGFEVLTKHLLRHQVYPRGIWLHRSFREFTSINAEETESIKSLLSEDCEIYKGIWNPTFQIPPNVKELRVGIPDQVSLDAFCRSLQETKEIKFLGIHFSVKDVSSVSHPISFLMRDPNIDVLVSDVQEEDIEKVGDILRALQPQDAMRSFSSIYFPRCSKKRRSPRDFLLPMVNSLKGVRVEDFIYFTEDERPGNQVLRREMDLKAKKFTGCRLGVRCSGRNLFQENVQVTIAEASPSSQSPELHLTQGFRGQDRQGKLQTRPHGTVLMIYSLSLWRLSSSKAFTLEDGHSASIKHMSGRASWLIGTRKNSTDQQFGHRLKCGTAKSSAIKSAKQLNHIKSSNVSFGDTLIVLSIT; encoded by the exons ATGACTCCTGTATTCAATGAATTTGACCGGTATAAGATCAGACTATGGAAGATCTCCGATGAGGTTATAAGTCCCTTGTTGAGGCTGTTTCTCATCTGGGGAACAGATTGGGaacagaaaataaaattcttaacttGCCCAGAGAACAGAAATGTAGAGATAAATAAACTAAAGAGGAAGCTCTATCCAGATCAGCTTAAGACGTTGCAAAAGTATCCTACAGATGTTGCTAAgtgggatataacccttatttgtctccTTTTGAAACATTGTAAAGGAGTCTTTGCTGGAAAAGATGACACTGCTTGGTCATCAGCAAACGGTAAAGAGCCAGAATGTCTTATCACATGTTTAAAAGACATAAGAAACTCTATAGCTCATGAAGACCTCAATCTAAATCAAAaagatttctttgacaaaattgaagaaatccgtacactaatggagagagcactttgcagtgttggcaaaatatgttcacatgtcagccagacagagattgatgcaaatgttgctaatttcaacaaaaagctcaatgaaataagagatgcagacatttcgccaaagacccttgatgagtacaagaaggaattgttcttctctgaacagatagcattgataaggaatagaggtgttccattcttgaaagatgtcttgaatcgaaatacaaccataaatccactgtccttaatagtgaaaggagatggaaggcagttgccagtgaatgaaatattcacagaaatagaaCTGAATCAGGATGGAAAGAATGAGGAAGTTTTACTGGAGGACATAATAGATGTAGCCTCGGGTTCTGacgctggaagttttattttgctcaaaggacatgcaggaatgggcaagagcactctagtgaaaaagataacatctgattgggccaaccaaagaccctccatcaaaggcctcagctcctttcatctgctcttttatgcagaattaagagATATTGTTAATACATTTGATAGGCTTATTGAATGCTCTTTGGGAGAAGAAGTTCATCACTCATTCAAGGATGGAGACCTTGTTAAAGCTGTCTTAGGACAAAAAACTCTGGTCATCTTGGATGGCTACGATGAGGTCAATAAGAGTTCATCTGGCCTTttcaaccatattctttctttaaacaaaCTCTACAGCCAATTAACTGTTATTGTTACGACCAGACCTGAAgctgaagagaaactgaatgctcaTCTCCAGTCCAGAGCTTTGAATGCTGTTCATCTTCGGCTTATAGGAATTAAAGccaacaaaagagaagagtttgtaaccaaatacttcttgagtctacccaaagattCCCCAGTTTTACAAGAGCTAGATAAACTATTAGAATTCCTTAGGAGAACTGAACACAAAATGAGCATAGTGTGGGAAGTTGCCTATAATCTCtgtctcctgacaattctttggatgttcaaaccagatgatgtaaacagaatcacaactgaggctgagctctactggcagattttccttctaatcatctccaaattagaggagcgtttgcaGAGGAACCCATCTACGTGTGACTTAGAATTAAGTGTCTTGCGACACAAAATAGCTATATTTCTGGAGGAACTCTCTTTGGAATCTCTCAAAGGattgaaagatgattttataaatcttCCCGATTCGGTCTATCAAAGATTGACTGATCTATGTCTCCGTTTGGGATTACCAATAGAAGAGCTGGctggagccttcctaaagaaagtcacctccttcaacaactcctattacactttccctcataaggGTTTCATGGAGTTCCTGGGAGGTTACAACATCTATAAACAAATGACCAACCCAGATGTGGATCCATTGGCAATACAGAAGTGGAGTGATGAATTATCTCAAACCAGCATCCCATTACAAATCCAATTAAAAACGCTTGCTCTTCTTAAGTCAACGAAAACTACATCAGTGACAGACTTTGTGAAAGAGCTGCACGGGGGCtctctccctgactctctggagaaGTATCAAAACCTACTTATCCAGACACTAAGCATTTTCCACGTGGGGGGAGTGGAGGTGCCACTGGCAACCAAGATTGAGACCCTGGAACTCCTGGAGAAGTCAGGATTGAAGGACAAAGACTCCTTCCTGAAAGTCATGCACAACATAAAGTGCAATGACGAACTCTCACGCTGGATAGCGCAGAGGTTTCGCTTGATTGATAACAACACTAGAATCACTGACTCATCATTCGAGTCTTACATCGCCCTCCTTGCAGCCACTGATCCTCCTCTCCAAAACAGAGAAGAAATTAGAATTTCTATAAACCTCGAAGAAAGTATCTCCGGCTTCGAGGTACTAACCAAACATCTCTTGCGACACCAGGTTTACCCAAGAGGAATATGGCTTCATCGCAGCTTTAGAGAATTTACGTCTATTAACGCAGAGGAAACAGAGTCAATCAAAAGTCTGCTCAGCGAAGA ttgtgagaTTTACAAAGGCATCTGGAACCCAACGTTTCAAATCCCTCCAAATGTGAAGGAACTGAGAGTTGGGATTCCGGACCAagtcagcctcgacgccttctgtcgatctttgCAAGAAACAAAAGAGATTAAATTTTTAG GGATTCACTTTAGTGTCAAggatgtcagcagcgtcagtcacccAATTTCTTTCTTGATGAGGGATCCAAATATCGATGTCTTGGTCAGCGATGtccaggaagaagacatcgagaaggttggggacatccttcgggcattgcaaccacaggatgcaatgAG atccttcTCTTCAATATACTTTCCTCGGTGTTCCAAGAAGAGGAGGAGTCCTCGGGATTTCCTCCTCCCAATGGtgaactccttgaagggagtcagggtggaAGACTTCATCTATTTCACAGAAGATGAACGACCAGGTAACCAAGTCTTACGtagagagatggatcttaaggcaaagaAATTCACCGGATGTAGATTGGGTGTTagatg ttctggacggaatctGTTCCAAGAAAATGTTCAA gTAACGATAGCTGAAG CTAGTCCTTCCTCGCAAAGTCCTGAGCTACACCTTACCCAGGGCTTCAGAGGACAGGACCGACAAGGGAAGCTCCAAACAAGGCCTCACGGAACTGTGTTAATGATTTACTCACTCTCACTATGGCGGCTCTCCTCATCTAAGGCTTTTACTTTGGAGGATGGGCACTCTGCATCCATCAAGCACATGAGTGGGAGGG CCTCTTGGTTGATCGGAACTCGAAAGAACTCAACTGATCAGCAGTTTGGTCACCGTCTTAAG TGTGGCACAGCCAAGTCCTCAGCCATCAAATCAGCAAAGCAGCTGAATCACATTAAGAGTAGTAATGTGTCATTTGGAGACACCCTCATTGTTTTAAGTATCACCTGA